A window of Jannaschia sp. M317 contains these coding sequences:
- a CDS encoding RSP_7527 family protein, protein MTAQTQINTAEIELRARALRAEYVREAIAGFVARFRGVAARPQTSQA, encoded by the coding sequence ATGACCGCTCAGACCCAAATCAACACTGCTGAAATCGAACTGCGTGCCCGCGCCCTGCGTGCGGAATACGTTCGCGAAGCCATTGCTGGCTTTGTCGCCCGCTTTCGCGGCGTCGCTGCCCGGCCCCAGACCTCGCAGGCCTGA
- a CDS encoding RSP_2647 family RNA methyltransferase, giving the protein MNDTPDTRPVLRLKPKADAKRLRHGHPWVYTDDIVTDRRTRALTPGTLAVLQDAERAEIGLVSVNLESRIGARLLDRDPAAQIDRAWISARLTAALAHRDRLFADPYYRWIHAEADGMPGVVLDRFGDAAVLQPNAAWADARAEDFAAVLSDLGLRHVLLNAGGRTRAAEGLGEENRWLLGGIDAPLPVPMNGATYMADLTGGQKTGLFYDQRPNHAFVARLSQGARVLDVFSHVGGFGLAALAGGAVQALAVDGSAPALALATEGAARMGRADDFTTRKGDAFDTMTELAAEGASFEVVVVDPPAFAPAKPALTAGLRAYERVARLATPLVAEGGYLTLCSCSHAAELSKFHAACVRGIGRAGRSAQLIRTGFSGPDHPVHPQLAESGYLKALTFRLLP; this is encoded by the coding sequence ATGAATGACACCCCCGACACCCGCCCCGTCCTGCGCCTGAAACCCAAGGCCGACGCCAAACGTCTGCGCCACGGCCATCCTTGGGTCTATACCGATGACATCGTGACAGACCGCCGGACCCGCGCGTTGACGCCCGGTACGCTGGCCGTTCTGCAAGACGCGGAGCGGGCCGAGATCGGTCTGGTGAGCGTCAACCTCGAGTCCCGGATTGGGGCCCGACTTCTGGATCGCGATCCCGCCGCACAGATCGACCGCGCCTGGATTTCCGCCCGGCTGACGGCGGCGCTGGCGCACCGCGACCGCCTGTTCGCGGACCCCTACTATCGCTGGATCCATGCCGAGGCCGATGGCATGCCGGGCGTTGTTCTGGACCGGTTCGGCGATGCGGCCGTCCTGCAGCCCAACGCCGCCTGGGCCGATGCGCGCGCCGAGGATTTCGCGGCTGTGCTGTCCGACCTGGGGCTGCGCCATGTGCTGTTGAACGCAGGTGGGCGGACGCGCGCCGCCGAAGGGTTGGGCGAGGAGAATCGCTGGTTGCTGGGCGGGATCGACGCGCCGCTGCCGGTGCCGATGAACGGCGCGACCTACATGGCCGATCTGACCGGTGGGCAAAAGACGGGGTTGTTCTATGACCAACGGCCCAACCATGCCTTTGTTGCGCGCCTGTCGCAGGGCGCGCGGGTTCTGGATGTGTTCAGCCATGTGGGCGGTTTTGGCCTGGCGGCCCTGGCCGGTGGCGCGGTTCAGGCGCTGGCGGTCGACGGGTCTGCCCCGGCTCTGGCGCTGGCCACCGAGGGGGCCGCGCGCATGGGCCGGGCCGATGATTTCACGACCCGCAAGGGCGATGCCTTCGACACGATGACCGAACTGGCCGCAGAAGGGGCCAGCTTTGAGGTCGTCGTGGTCGATCCGCCGGCCTTTGCCCCGGCCAAGCCCGCGTTGACGGCGGGGCTGCGCGCCTATGAACGGGTCGCGCGTCTGGCCACGCCCCTCGTGGCGGAGGGCGGTTATCTGACGCTGTGTTCGTGTTCCCACGCCGCCGAGCTGTCGAAATTCCACGCCGCCTGCGTGCGCGGGATCGGGCGGGCAGGGCGCAGCGCGCAGTTGATCCGCACAGGGTTTTCCGGCCCCGACCACCCGGTGCACCCACAATTGGCCGAAAGCGGGTATCTGAAGGCGCTGACCTTCCGACTGCTGCCGTGA
- a CDS encoding RSP_2648 family PIN domain-containing protein produces MKVFLDACVLYPTVLREILLGCAGAGLYRPLWSPRVLEEWARAARKIPDGEAFARGEIVTLRARFPLAEVRPGDATQARLWLPDANDVHVLAAASDAGADRLVTLNIRDFPRADVTAEGIALQSPDAFLMDLWLADDAAVARVVEDVRATAERLSGTAQPLRPLMKRARLPRLGKALAV; encoded by the coding sequence GTGAAGGTCTTTCTCGACGCTTGCGTGCTTTATCCGACGGTCCTGCGGGAGATCCTGCTGGGCTGCGCGGGGGCGGGGCTTTACCGTCCGCTCTGGTCGCCGCGGGTGCTGGAGGAATGGGCGCGGGCCGCGCGCAAGATCCCCGACGGCGAAGCCTTTGCCCGAGGCGAGATCGTAACGCTCCGCGCGCGGTTTCCGCTGGCCGAGGTGCGGCCCGGGGACGCCACGCAGGCGCGTCTTTGGTTGCCGGACGCCAACGACGTGCATGTTCTGGCCGCCGCGTCGGACGCGGGCGCGGATCGGTTGGTGACGCTGAACATCCGCGACTTTCCGCGCGCGGACGTGACGGCCGAAGGGATCGCCCTGCAAAGCCCCGACGCCTTTCTGATGGATCTCTGGCTGGCCGATGACGCGGCGGTCGCCCGCGTGGTCGAAGACGTGCGCGCCACGGCGGAACGGCTGTCGGGCACCGCGCAGCCCCTGCGCCCGCTGATGAAGCGCGCGCGCCTGCCGCGACTTGGCAAGGCGCTTGCTGTCTAG
- a CDS encoding penicillin acylase family protein, producing MERLFRWSFRIVTAALLLGALAVIGAFWLASRSLPDYDRTDLVRGLGAEVEIVRNTHNVPHIFGSSDADVFFGLGYAHAQDRLWQMTLLRRTAQGKLSEVFGNRTLRTDELLRRLGLYKAASASVAAQSPEVAAMLRAYSAGVNARIEVINRDASGRGAPEFFLFPPEIAPWQPADSIAVAKLMALQLSGHVTEEVLRARASLILPDDRLADLHPDMPGTGVTELASAGDLFPALTGTQWASLPRPDLWPVAPRGLAGASNAFAVAGDHAAAGGALLANDPHLGLSAPTIFYLARLQLATGGVIGATIPGMPVVLVGRSQSLGWGLTTAYIDDQDVLIERLNPENPQEYETPDGYAPFETERSIVGIKDAAPVTLTLRRTVNGPVLTGSQFDLGAVTPPGHVAALSWTGLSTEDTSLATGLELMQAQTIEDGLKAARHTIAPSQNLMLADGNRIALQIMGRQPDRDAAHQSQGRIPSPGWIAANRWKGLRPFTDNPVWLDPLGGQLGNTNNKTIDRPFPGHLTFKWGDSQRVQRMQRLLQAREIHTRESLIEAQLDAVSNAARSLLPLVGADLWFTGQASPEGTPERRRQTALQLLAAWNGEMSEHLPEPLIYAAWMRALQDRLIRDDLGPLADEYTRLEPLLIERVYRNIDGAGAWCDIIQSSQVETCTDIARLALDDALQLLDETYGGRVEAWRWGDAHEARHDHAVLGDVPFLGAVVNIRQSTSGGDNTLQRGRLSGEMPTPFANVHAAAYRGVYDFADPESSVFITATGQSGHPLSQHYDDLGELWRRGEYIPMTLDPALARAGAVGVTTLRPAP from the coding sequence ATGGAGCGTCTGTTTCGCTGGTCCTTCCGCATTGTAACGGCGGCACTGCTGCTTGGCGCGCTGGCCGTGATCGGCGCGTTCTGGCTCGCCTCTCGGTCGTTGCCGGACTATGATCGCACCGATCTCGTGCGCGGTCTGGGCGCCGAGGTGGAAATCGTCCGCAACACCCACAACGTCCCCCATATCTTCGGGTCCAGCGATGCCGATGTCTTCTTTGGACTGGGCTATGCCCATGCGCAGGATCGCCTGTGGCAGATGACGCTGCTGCGGCGCACGGCACAGGGCAAACTGTCCGAGGTCTTTGGAAACCGCACGCTGCGCACCGATGAGCTGCTGCGCAGGCTGGGCCTCTACAAGGCGGCCAGCGCCTCCGTCGCAGCGCAATCGCCCGAAGTGGCAGCGATGCTGCGGGCCTATTCCGCCGGGGTGAACGCCCGGATCGAGGTGATCAACCGCGACGCCTCTGGCCGGGGCGCTCCGGAGTTCTTCCTGTTCCCGCCCGAGATCGCACCCTGGCAACCCGCCGACAGCATCGCGGTGGCCAAGCTGATGGCGCTGCAACTGTCCGGCCATGTCACCGAAGAGGTGCTGCGCGCCCGCGCCTCGCTGATACTGCCCGACGACCGGCTGGCGGACCTGCATCCCGACATGCCCGGCACCGGCGTGACAGAACTGGCCTCGGCCGGTGACCTTTTCCCGGCGCTGACGGGGACGCAATGGGCGTCCCTGCCGCGCCCCGACCTCTGGCCCGTGGCACCGCGCGGATTGGCGGGCGCGTCCAACGCCTTTGCCGTGGCGGGCGATCACGCGGCGGCAGGCGGGGCCCTTCTGGCCAATGATCCGCACCTGGGGCTTAGCGCGCCGACCATCTTTTACCTCGCCCGGCTGCAGCTGGCGACCGGCGGCGTGATCGGCGCGACGATTCCCGGCATGCCCGTCGTTCTGGTCGGCCGCAGCCAATCGCTGGGCTGGGGGCTGACGACCGCCTATATCGACGACCAAGACGTGCTGATCGAACGCCTGAACCCCGAGAACCCGCAGGAATACGAAACCCCCGACGGCTACGCCCCGTTCGAGACGGAACGCTCGATCGTCGGCATCAAGGACGCGGCCCCGGTCACCCTGACGCTGCGCCGCACGGTCAACGGGCCGGTCCTGACCGGCAGCCAGTTCGACCTGGGCGCGGTCACCCCGCCGGGCCATGTCGCGGCGTTGTCCTGGACCGGCCTGTCGACCGAGGACACCTCGCTGGCGACGGGGCTGGAACTGATGCAGGCCCAGACCATCGAGGACGGACTGAAGGCCGCGCGCCACACCATCGCGCCGTCGCAGAACCTGATGCTGGCCGATGGCAACCGCATCGCACTGCAGATCATGGGCCGTCAGCCCGATCGTGACGCCGCCCATCAAAGCCAGGGGCGCATCCCGTCCCCCGGCTGGATCGCGGCGAACCGCTGGAAGGGGCTGCGTCCCTTTACCGACAATCCGGTCTGGCTGGACCCGCTGGGCGGCCAGTTGGGCAACACCAACAACAAGACCATCGACCGCCCGTTTCCAGGTCATCTCACCTTCAAATGGGGCGACAGTCAGCGCGTCCAGCGGATGCAGCGCCTGCTGCAAGCCCGCGAAATTCACACCCGCGAAAGCCTGATCGAGGCGCAGCTGGATGCCGTATCCAATGCCGCCCGCTCTTTGCTGCCGCTGGTGGGGGCCGACCTGTGGTTCACCGGCCAAGCCAGCCCCGAAGGCACGCCCGAGCGGCGTCGCCAGACCGCCCTGCAACTGCTGGCCGCCTGGAACGGCGAGATGTCCGAACATCTGCCAGAGCCGCTGATCTACGCCGCCTGGATGCGTGCGTTGCAGGACCGGCTGATCCGCGACGACCTGGGCCCCCTGGCCGATGAATACACCCGGTTGGAGCCGCTCTTGATCGAACGCGTCTACCGCAACATCGACGGGGCCGGGGCCTGGTGCGACATCATTCAGTCGTCCCAGGTGGAAACCTGCACCGACATCGCGCGGCTGGCGCTGGACGATGCGCTGCAACTGCTGGACGAAACCTATGGCGGCCGGGTCGAGGCCTGGCGTTGGGGCGACGCCCACGAGGCGCGCCATGACCACGCCGTGCTGGGCGACGTGCCGTTCCTGGGTGCGGTGGTGAACATCCGGCAATCGACCTCGGGCGGGGACAACACGTTGCAACGCGGACGCCTGTCGGGCGAGATGCCGACCCCCTTTGCCAACGTCCATGCGGCGGCCTATCGCGGGGTTTATGACTTTGCCGACCCCGAAAGCAGCGTCTTCATCACCGCCACCGGTCAGTCCGGCCACCCCCTGTCCCAGCACTATGACGACCTGGGCGAATTGTGGCGACGGGGCGAATATATTCCCATGACCCTGGACCCGGCGCTGGCGCGCGCGGGGGCGGTTGGCGTAACCACGCTCCGCCCGGCCCCTTGA
- a CDS encoding NAD(P)-dependent oxidoreductase, with amino-acid sequence MAKLAFLGMGVMGAPMAGHLVSAGHEVCVYNRTAAKAEAWADTHGGRHAATPREAAEGAEMVMACVGNDDDLRGVCLGEDGAFAGMAQGTLFVDHTTVSAEVTRELSAAAAEQGIAYVDAPVSGGQAGAENGQLVIMCGGSAENYEQAEGVMAAYAKLAKRMGDVGAGQLTKMVNQICIAGLLQGLSEGMAFAQKAGLDGEAVVDVIQGGAAGSWQMVNRHKTMLAGEYDHGFAVDWMRKDLGICLAEAETIGAPLPGTALVDQFYKDVQAMGGGRWDTSSLMARLLKLGG; translated from the coding sequence ATGGCGAAATTGGCGTTTTTGGGAATGGGTGTCATGGGCGCGCCGATGGCGGGGCACCTGGTATCGGCGGGGCACGAGGTTTGCGTCTACAACCGCACGGCCGCCAAGGCGGAGGCCTGGGCCGACACCCACGGCGGGCGCCACGCCGCGACCCCGCGCGAGGCCGCCGAGGGGGCCGAAATGGTGATGGCCTGCGTTGGCAACGACGACGACCTGCGCGGCGTCTGTCTGGGCGAGGACGGGGCCTTTGCGGGCATGGCCCAGGGCACGCTGTTCGTCGATCACACCACCGTCTCGGCGGAGGTCACGCGGGAGCTGTCAGCCGCTGCGGCGGAGCAGGGGATCGCCTATGTCGACGCCCCCGTGAGCGGTGGCCAGGCCGGGGCCGAGAACGGACAGCTGGTCATCATGTGCGGCGGGTCGGCTGAGAATTATGAACAGGCAGAGGGGGTTATGGCCGCCTATGCCAAGCTGGCCAAGCGCATGGGCGACGTGGGCGCCGGGCAGTTGACCAAGATGGTCAACCAGATCTGCATTGCGGGGCTTTTGCAGGGGTTGAGCGAGGGGATGGCCTTTGCGCAGAAGGCTGGTCTGGATGGCGAGGCGGTCGTGGATGTGATCCAGGGCGGGGCGGCAGGCAGCTGGCAAATGGTCAACAGACACAAGACGATGCTGGCCGGGGAATACGATCACGGGTTCGCGGTGGACTGGATGCGCAAGGACCTGGGAATCTGTCTGGCGGAGGCCGAGACTATCGGCGCGCCGCTGCCGGGGACGGCGCTGGTGGACCAGTTCTACAAGGACGTGCAGGCCATGGGCGGGGGGCGGTGGGATACCTCCAGCCTGATGGCCCGGCTGCTGAAATTGGGCGGGTGA
- a CDS encoding BrnA antitoxin family protein: MATQRQARAELFAIMDRFQWDLANRATREGKIPSEWRRVWTERSSRKRKVSLWVDEDVYRLFKSMGHGMGPRMNAVLGAFVRARVAGMLEGEDLSERFREEWMGKPKPSADEAVAEWERSFGE; this comes from the coding sequence ATGGCGACGCAGAGACAGGCACGCGCGGAACTTTTCGCGATCATGGACCGGTTCCAATGGGACCTCGCCAACCGCGCCACGCGAGAGGGGAAGATCCCCTCGGAATGGCGCCGCGTCTGGACGGAACGGTCGAGCCGAAAGCGCAAGGTCAGCCTGTGGGTGGACGAGGACGTCTACCGGCTGTTCAAATCCATGGGCCACGGAATGGGGCCACGCATGAACGCCGTCCTGGGGGCCTTCGTGCGGGCCCGGGTGGCGGGGATGCTGGAAGGCGAAGACCTGTCGGAGCGGTTCCGCGAGGAGTGGATGGGGAAGCCGAAGCCGTCTGCGGATGAGGCGGTTGCGGAGTGGGAGCGGAGTTTTGGAGAGTGA
- a CDS encoding ABC transporter substrate-binding protein encodes MKTLITSAALALAMTGGAMADGHANSVTLQLQWVTQAQFAGYYVALDKGFYEEEGIDVTILPGGPDIAPPQVLAGGGADAMLNWMPSALSAREKGLPVVNIAQPFKTSGLMLTCWKDTGITGPQDFKGKTIGVWFFGNEYPFLSWMSQEGISTDGGDDGVTVLKQGFNVDPLLQRQADCISTMTYNEYGQVLDAGVSEDELVTFKYEDMGVATLEDGIYVLEENLEDEAFKEKMVKFVRASMKGWKYAEENPGEAAEIVLDNDETGAQTEAHQVRMMGEIAKLTAGSNGALDEADYQRTVDTLLAGGSDPVISAAPEGAWTSVITDAALN; translated from the coding sequence ATGAAAACCCTGATCACTTCCGCGGCGCTGGCCCTTGCCATGACCGGCGGTGCCATGGCCGACGGCCACGCCAATTCCGTGACGCTGCAGCTGCAGTGGGTCACCCAGGCGCAATTCGCGGGCTACTACGTGGCCCTCGACAAGGGCTTCTACGAGGAAGAGGGCATCGACGTCACCATCCTGCCCGGCGGCCCCGACATCGCGCCCCCGCAGGTGCTGGCCGGCGGCGGTGCCGATGCCATGCTCAACTGGATGCCCTCGGCCCTCAGCGCCCGCGAAAAGGGTCTGCCGGTCGTCAACATCGCCCAGCCCTTCAAGACCTCCGGCCTGATGCTGACCTGCTGGAAGGACACCGGCATCACCGGCCCGCAGGACTTCAAGGGCAAGACCATCGGCGTCTGGTTCTTCGGCAACGAATATCCCTTCCTGTCGTGGATGTCGCAGGAAGGCATCTCCACGGACGGCGGCGACGATGGCGTCACGGTCCTCAAACAGGGCTTCAACGTCGATCCCCTGCTGCAACGCCAGGCCGACTGCATCTCGACGATGACCTACAACGAATACGGTCAGGTGCTGGACGCGGGCGTCTCCGAGGATGAACTCGTGACCTTCAAATACGAGGACATGGGCGTCGCCACCCTCGAAGACGGCATCTACGTGCTGGAGGAGAACCTGGAGGACGAGGCCTTCAAGGAGAAGATGGTCAAATTCGTCCGCGCCTCCATGAAGGGCTGGAAATACGCCGAGGAGAACCCGGGCGAGGCCGCCGAAATCGTGCTCGACAACGACGAGACCGGTGCCCAGACCGAGGCCCACCAGGTCCGCATGATGGGCGAGATCGCCAAACTGACGGCAGGCTCGAACGGCGCCCTGGACGAGGCCGACTACCAGCGCACGGTGGATACGCTTCTGGCCGGCGGGTCGGATCCGGTGATTTCTGCGGCACCCGAGGGGGCGTGGACGTCTGTGATCACGGATGCTGCGCTGAACTAA
- a CDS encoding ABC transporter permease: MNLIVILGTWAALWALNVRVARSAAGGWAAPILFGLTLLILWELTVRLFAVPTVILPAPSQIATAIAANLPTLWADFVQTVLKGALSGWLIGAGAGIATGLLVARSDFLRRGLLPVGNFVAALPIVGTAPILVMWFGFGWESKAAVVVVMVFFPVLVNTVAGLADTSTMQRDLMRTYGASAGQELRYLKLQAALPFIFNGLKIATTLALIGAIVAEFFGSPTLGMGFRISTEVGRLNLPMVWASIVVAAIAGSLSYGAIAALEKRLTFWHPSQRARG; the protein is encoded by the coding sequence ATGAACCTGATTGTGATCCTCGGCACCTGGGCCGCGCTTTGGGCGTTGAACGTTCGCGTGGCGCGCAGCGCGGCGGGCGGTTGGGCGGCCCCGATCCTGTTCGGCCTAACCCTTTTGATCCTGTGGGAACTGACGGTTCGCCTGTTCGCTGTGCCCACCGTGATTCTGCCCGCCCCCAGCCAGATCGCGACCGCCATCGCGGCCAACCTGCCGACCCTCTGGGCGGATTTCGTGCAGACCGTCCTGAAGGGCGCGCTCAGCGGATGGCTCATCGGTGCGGGCGCGGGCATCGCGACCGGCCTGTTGGTCGCCCGCTCCGACTTTCTGCGCCGGGGCCTGCTGCCCGTGGGCAACTTCGTCGCGGCCCTGCCCATCGTCGGCACCGCGCCGATCCTGGTCATGTGGTTCGGCTTTGGCTGGGAATCCAAGGCCGCGGTCGTCGTCGTCATGGTGTTCTTCCCGGTGCTGGTGAACACCGTTGCGGGACTGGCCGACACCAGCACCATGCAGCGCGACCTGATGCGCACCTACGGGGCCAGCGCCGGGCAGGAATTGCGCTACCTCAAGCTGCAAGCCGCCCTGCCCTTCATCTTCAACGGACTGAAGATCGCCACGACGCTTGCCCTCATCGGGGCCATCGTCGCGGAATTCTTCGGCAGCCCGACTCTGGGCATGGGGTTTCGCATCTCCACCGAAGTGGGGCGCTTGAACTTGCCGATGGTCTGGGCCTCCATCGTTGTGGCGGCCATCGCGGGCAGCCTGTCCTACGGGGCCATCGCGGCCTTGGAAAAACGGCTGACCTTCTGGCATCCTTCCCAGAGAGCGCGCGGATGA
- a CDS encoding ABC transporter permease — protein sequence MTDAPLSAPGAATGRSGTVARAWRGLAHSLVPILTVVAALLLLWYVACIPMNAQQSVLEAERAGAVIDPPTAAERRDLSGVTIALANPGPALSGAFVQDRPRLPAPHQILAELWDTTVGKKITSKRSLVFHAGITLGPTLLGFAIGSLAGILLAVGIVYSRVMDLSVMPWAIASQTIPILAIAPMIIVVLNSVGVQGMIPKAIISAYLSFFPVTVGMVKGLRAPSPADLDLMRTWNASPLRTLISLRLPSSLPYLFASLKIAVAAAVVGAIIGELPTGAVRGLGARLLAGSYYGQTVQIWSALFGAAIVAAGLVAIIAVLERVTLKRMGLAR from the coding sequence ATGACCGACGCCCCCCTCTCTGCCCCCGGTGCCGCAACGGGACGTTCCGGCACGGTCGCCCGCGCCTGGCGCGGTCTGGCCCACAGCCTCGTGCCGATCCTGACCGTCGTCGCCGCGCTGCTGCTGCTGTGGTATGTCGCCTGTATTCCGATGAACGCCCAACAATCCGTGCTGGAGGCAGAGCGCGCCGGTGCCGTCATCGACCCGCCCACCGCCGCCGAACGCCGCGACCTTTCGGGCGTCACCATTGCGCTGGCGAACCCCGGCCCCGCCCTGTCCGGGGCCTTTGTGCAGGACCGCCCCCGCCTGCCCGCCCCCCATCAGATCCTGGCCGAGCTCTGGGACACCACCGTCGGCAAAAAGATCACCTCCAAGCGCAGCCTCGTGTTCCACGCGGGCATCACACTGGGACCAACGCTGTTGGGCTTTGCCATCGGGTCGCTGGCGGGAATTCTGCTGGCTGTGGGCATCGTCTACAGCCGGGTCATGGACCTCAGCGTCATGCCCTGGGCCATCGCCTCGCAGACGATCCCGATTCTGGCCATCGCGCCGATGATCATCGTGGTCCTGAACTCCGTGGGGGTGCAGGGAATGATCCCCAAGGCGATCATTTCTGCCTACCTCAGCTTTTTCCCGGTCACTGTCGGCATGGTAAAGGGTCTGCGCGCGCCCTCGCCCGCCGACCTGGACCTGATGCGTACCTGGAACGCGTCGCCCCTGCGCACCCTGATCAGCCTGCGCCTGCCCTCGTCGCTGCCCTATCTCTTTGCCTCGCTCAAGATCGCCGTCGCCGCCGCCGTCGTCGGGGCCATCATCGGCGAGCTGCCGACCGGGGCCGTGCGCGGCCTGGGCGCGCGGCTGCTGGCAGGCAGCTATTATGGCCAGACCGTGCAGATCTGGTCCGCGCTGTTTGGTGCGGCCATCGTGGCGGCGGGCCTGGTCGCGATCATCGCGGTGCTGGAACGGGTGACATTGAAACGCATGGGGCTGGCGCGATGA
- a CDS encoding GNAT family N-acetyltransferase: MKIRRATAGDAPACARIVRHWLDVSGWMPEGPSEAALTQMMRDAFPQREAYVAQNDAPLGYLSLDADSDHIRGLYVGTPGRGIGKALIDRAKQGRSFLSLNSHMPNEAAHRFYTREGFVVTARDLAGADGVPELRMEWHA; this comes from the coding sequence ATGAAGATCCGCCGCGCAACCGCCGGCGACGCCCCGGCCTGTGCCCGCATCGTGCGGCATTGGCTCGATGTCTCCGGCTGGATGCCCGAAGGCCCCAGCGAGGCCGCGCTGACGCAGATGATGCGCGACGCCTTCCCCCAACGCGAAGCCTACGTGGCACAGAACGACGCCCCGCTGGGCTATCTCTCTCTGGACGCCGACAGCGACCATATCCGGGGGCTTTATGTCGGCACACCGGGACGGGGCATCGGCAAGGCGTTGATCGACCGCGCGAAACAGGGACGCAGCTTTCTGTCGCTCAACAGCCATATGCCAAATGAGGCGGCGCACCGGTTCTACACCCGCGAAGGTTTTGTCGTGACGGCACGCGATCTGGCTGGCGCCGACGGCGTCCCCGAACTCCGGATGGAGTGGCACGCATGA
- a CDS encoding GNAT family N-acetyltransferase: protein MIRPAPPADAAACAGILNDWVDATDGMTRVHSHADVRHHSAERVLPRQTVWVTDAPVDGFLAAQDGGMVTALCLAPRARGLGRERALLDQAKTGRNSLSLWTFQANDGARRFCAANGVREVARTEADNEERLPDVHLAWAA from the coding sequence ATGATCCGACCCGCACCCCCCGCCGATGCCGCCGCCTGCGCCGGGATCCTGAACGACTGGGTCGACGCGACCGACGGGATGACGCGCGTCCACAGCCACGCGGATGTACGCCACCACTCCGCCGAACGGGTCCTGCCCCGCCAAACCGTCTGGGTGACCGACGCACCGGTCGACGGCTTTCTGGCGGCCCAGGACGGCGGCATGGTCACCGCGCTCTGTCTCGCCCCGCGGGCGCGTGGCCTCGGACGGGAACGCGCCCTGCTGGACCAGGCCAAGACGGGACGGAACAGCCTGTCACTCTGGACGTTTCAGGCAAATGACGGGGCGCGCCGCTTCTGCGCCGCCAATGGCGTGCGCGAGGTCGCGCGCACAGAGGCCGACAACGAAGAACGCCTGCCGGACGTCCACCTGGCCTGGGCCGCGTGA